GAATCGGGTGCGATCTTTGATTCATTGGCTGCTTATGGCAGTGAGGGCGAAGCCAAGGACTTCACGCTCGCTTACGGGAGAAGGTCGAAAATGGAGCTGCAGCCGAAACACCACCTTTGGCAATGACGTCGAGCGGCAAGGTAACGACCTTTTTCCACCGACGCGAATGGGAAAGTTACGCCCATATCGTAGTGACGTTTGGTGAGGGACAGAAAATCACCAAATATCCGGGGTTAGATGAAGGAAGCCATACTGGCCGACAGGCAAAACTTAGGACGGGCGTTCGAGAAGAGCTTCAAGGGAAGCGATGTGAATCTTCATCCATCCAATCTTGCTGAAAACATAACTAAATATGCGACTGAGCTTCGAGCGTATAGGGTCAGCTCGTATCTTGATCAGGCAACGAACACGCCTAGCCAAGTTTGGAATCAAGGTTGGAAAGCAGTAGACCGAGATAAAGCGATAAACTCGCTTCTCAAATCGAATAAGCTGTACAAGCTGACTCCTGAAAGCCGGGAATACAAATCTATACGGAGAAACCGAAATGAAATTGAACCATCTTGTCTTGCTGATTTTTTCCGTTATGATGTAATAAAAGTGTCCGGGAAAACGAAGAAAGCCAGGCAGGTCGTTCAAGCATATTGGCCATCTATCAGTGTTGCCACGCTGCTTGGCGAGCGGGAGCGTTGTCGTTGAAGCGGAAATTGATTCGAGCGGTAAGGTTACGTCGGTGAGGACCGTAGAAGGAATTCGGCTTTTGCAGAGAACAGCCGACTCACACTTGGATATTCAATCCCGAAGATATCAAGACAAGAACGGTGCGTCTTACCTTCACTTTCAAACTTGTGCAGGACGATGCACCCGCTGACGAGTTATTGCCGATCTTTCTGCCGCCCTATCAAATTGAGGTAAGCATGCGCGCCAAGTGGTTGATAGGTCGAATGTTGATCCACCGTTGCGCTTAAGAAAAAACCTTGAAATAAAATTGGCGTGAGCCAAATTCACGCCTTTTGCTGGTTGCTTTCGAGAACGGTGTCAAGGAATTGAGGACGGGGCGATCTGCTTGTCGCGGGGAGGAGCTTGACCTGCTCGAACTTTCTTTGGAGCTGCGACTGCGGCCGGGCTTTGAGCGTCAGGCATTGGGCTGGCTCCCAATAGTTCGGCGACCGACACTTCGAGAGCGGCGGCGGAGCGTTCGATGAAATCCAGGGCCAGGTTCGGGGATCGCGTTTCGTAGTAATCGATCAGCGAGCGCTTGATGCCGAGCTTGTCCGCTAGTTGCTGTGAAGGTAAGCCCCTACTGCGGCGCACCGCCGAAAGTCTCTTTCCAAAAAACGGGGCTTCTTTTTCTGCCGGTCTGCCTGCCTTGCGACAGTATAAAGCCACTTTTTCAATCTCATCTCTTGTAACCATCCTTTTGCTTTCGGCTTGACATTGCTTGCTAGTATAACCTAGCATTAGTTCGTCAATGTTAGCAAAGCCCGCTTTCTTCAAAAAACTGAAAATAATACTTGACAGCTTTTTCTATGGCAATCGAAAACGAGGACATTCTGGCATTGAAGCAAACCATCAGCCTGGCGGATGTGGTTCGGTCGCGCGGGGTTGAGCTGCGGAAGAAAGGGCGGCAGCTTTGGGGGCTTTGTCCGTTTCATGAAGATACGGAGCCGTCGTTTGCCGTCGATGAAAGAAAAGGCTTGTGGAACTGCCTGGGCAAATGCGGCGAGGGCAGGGGACGCGTTCAGCTTTGTGATGAAAGCGGACGGGATCGGCTTTGCGGAGGCCTTTGCTTTATTGCAGGAAATTGAACCGCAGAGACGCCGAGACGCCGAGGAGGATAAGCAACTGACCACTGATAACCGGCCACAGACCACTGCTTTGGAATATCTGGAGAAAGCCGTCAGCTACTATCACAAATCGCTGGTGAAAATGAGAAGGCGATCGCTTATTTGCAAAGTCGCGGGATCACGCCGGAAGCGGTCCGGGTCTTTCGCCTGGGCTATGTTGACGGCACACTGCGGGCGTGTGAACCCGGACGGTCGTAGGAGTCTCGAATCACTTGGACTTTTGAATGAGAAAGGCAATGAGACGATGTACGGCTCGGTGGTCTTTCCGCTCGTTGACGCGGGCACGAATCAAGCAGTCGGTCTTTACGCCCGGCACACGGAAAAGCAGCAGCACTTGTATCTTTCGGGCAAGCGGCGAGGGCTTTTCAATCCGGCGGGAGCAAAAGAGACGGACGAGATCGTCCTGACCGAGAGCGTGATCGACGCTTTGGCTCTGTGGTCGATCGGCATCAGGAATGTGACTTGTGCCTACGGCGTGAACGCTCTGACGGATGAGATCCTCGCGCACCTGCAGGAATCCCGGATCAGACGAGTCGTGCTAATGCTCGACGCGGACGATGCGGGCCGCGAAGCCGCCCTAAAGTTCGCCGAGAAGCTATCGGCAATCGGCATAGAAAGCCGCACGGTCGATCTTCCGGCAAAAGACGCATCGGAGTTCGTTGTAAATGGCGGAACGCTTGAGGCGGTCCAAAGACTTATTGAACCGCAGAGACGCGGAGACGGAGAGACGGCGGAAACGCGGGCCGCAGGGAGTGTGCCTTTGCCCGATGGAACATTGCAGATCGTTCTCGACAATCGGGAATACAGAGTGCGCGGCTGACGGGCGTCGGACTTGAGAAGCTGAAAATAAACTTGCGTCTTAATGTGGGGAATCTCTTTCACCTGGACACGCTCGATCTTTATCAGGCAAGAGCGAGGGCGAACTTCGCGCAGATAGCCGCCAAGCATTGCCGCGTGAACGAATCTGTTATCAATGCCGATCTACTTTCGCTGATCGAAACGCTCGAAGCCGAAAGGCTGTCGATGCGAAAGACCTCGACCAATGAAGCGGAATCGACGGCGGCGATGACCGAGGCCGAGAAGGGGAGGCGATAGCTTTCCTGAAAGACGAAAAGCTGTGTGAGCGAATAGTGGAGGACTTCCGGCGGTGCGGTCTGGTGGGCGAACGCTCGACGGTGTTGACGGCTTACCTGGGGTCGATCAGCCGGAAACTGACGGAACCGCTTGCCCTGCTTATCGTCGCCCGTTCGGGTGCTGGCAAATCGGCATTGCAGGACGCTCTCTGTGCGTTTGTGCCGCCGGAGGAGCTTGTCAGGGTTACGAGGCTGACCGGCCAGGCTCTTTTCTACAAAGACCCTTATTCATTGCAAAGAAAGATGCTGGTGATCGCCGAGGACGAAGGAGCGATGCAGGCCGTCTACTCACTTAGGACGCTTGCCTCGGATCAGAGGCTTTCGATCGCGGCGACCCGGACGGACCCGGCGACCGGGAAACTTTCGACGGAACATTACGAAGTCTTTGGACCCGTTGTGATCGTGATAACGACGACCTCAGCCGAAGCGTTCGACGAGGAGACCCGCAGCCGCTTTGTGCAGCTTTCGATGAACGAATCGATCGAGCAGACGCGGATCATTCTTTCACAGCAGCGGCATCAGCACAGTCTTTCGGGAGTGCTGGAAAAGGCGGAATCGGAAGAGATCAAACGGCTGCATCACCACGCCCAAAGAATGCTCAAACCGCTGGCCGTCGTCAACCCTTTTGTCGAACATCTGACCTACCCCAGCGAAAGACTCATCCACCGCCGAGAGCAAAGAAAGTATCTCTCGCTTATCAACTCGATAGCACTTCTTCACCAATATCAAAGAGAGATCAAAACCGCGAAACGCGGCGAGATCGAGATCGAATATGTCGAGGTCGAGCTGTCCGATATTGCACTCGCGAACGAGCTGGCCGAGGAGATCCTCGGCAAGGCAATGGACGAGCTGGCGCCGCCCGTGCGTGGAATGTTCGAGGCGATAAGAGAAGCGTGTAAGAGACGAGCGGAAGAACTAAAGATCAAGGCTTGCGATGTCCAACTTACACGCCGGGAGATACGCGAGACGACCGCATGGAGCGACTGGCAGGTGAGGATGTATTGCCAGAAGCTGGTCGAGATGGAATATCTCTGGGCGATCCAGGCGGTGAACGGAAAGCCGAGCGTGTACCAGTTGGCGAGCGATGCGGAGAGCGAGGTGCAAAGCCTGCGCGGACTGACCGGAGTTGACGAGTTGAAAACGCGACTAAAGGACGCGGCTAAAGAGAAAGCGGCGAGTCGATAGGCCAAGCGGTGAAGGTGCGTGTAAGTAACGCCCGCCGTTGTTCGCTTCGGATGCCTTCGCTCCCGGTCGCTGCCGTCATCCGATAATCCTTTTTATGTCCTTCGTAAAAAACACTACGGACATAAAAAGCTCATTATCGTACGCCGTCCGCTCCGGCTCTCTCGCTCCGCGGGCGCTCGTTCCTCGCAGACCGCTTCGCTCGTTCGCACGGCTATCGGGTGAACTCGGGGCGGCCTGATGGTGACGTTGAAAAGAAGACGAAGCGGCTAAAGAAAAAAGCCGGACGCCCGACAGCAAACCTTGTGGACCTTGTGGTAAAAAAGGCGACCTTGAGGGTACCTTGTGGTGGTCGAATCACAAGGTTAATTGCAGACAGAAAAGAAACTTAAGCCGACCTTGTGGTCAGTGGAGAAGCTTTAAAGGGGAAAAATAAAAGCAAAGGTCGTGTTGGAGCAACTCCCACTGAATGCGGCTAAAGAAAAACACTCATCGATCATCTGCTTTTCTAACAGTTGATTGTTGAGTAAGGAGGCATTGGCGCGAGATGTGGACGGAGAATCAAAAGCAAAAACTGGAGCTTCTAAGAGGCCGCTTTATCGAATATCTGATGGCTGTAAACTACTCGCCGGCGACGCTTGTAAACTACAGTCGGGACGCTGGGATCTTTCTCGATTGGCTGACGGAAAACACCGCCTTGAACTCCATCGCCGACGTGACGGCCGCATCTTTCGCAGTATCAGATCTCACTTTACCGCCTCGAAACCGAAGACGAAAAAACCGGACGAAAAAAGCAGAGACTTTCTGCCGGAGCACAGGCCAACAAACTGGCGGCGATGAAGCGGTTCTTTCTCTGGCTGTGGCAGGAAGGCGTGATCGTTCACAACCCGTCCGCTTCGATCCAGATGCCGAAGCAGCCGAAGATGCTCCGCGAAATATCCTCACCCCCGCCGAAGCGAAGCGGCTGATCGAGAGCATCCCGATAGAGAAAGCGAGAGACATTCGCGACCGCTCCATTCTGGAGGTGATGTACGCAACCGGCATCAGGAGAGCGGAGCTTGTGAGCCTTACGATCTACGATGTGGAGATGCAGACGGGTACGCTTCGGATCGAGCACGGCAAAGGAAATGAGACGCGGCTGGTGCCGCTCACTCAATCGTCGCAGACAGCCTTGAAGCTCTATCTCGAACAGGCGCGTACCGCTTTTGCATCCCAGCCGGGACAGATCCGCTTGTTCGTCTCGTCGCGTTCGGGCGGGCCGCTGGACGTGGACGACATACGCCGGATCGTCCGCAAATGGACGAAGAACGCCAACATAAAAAGAACGTCACGCCGCACACGATGAGGGGCATTCATGTGCCACCCATCTGCTCAAGGGCAGGGGCTGACATACGGCAGATACAGAAGCTTCTCGGACACCGCCGCCTGTCGTCAACCGAGATCTACACGCACGTCGAACTGGGCGATCTGGCTGAGGTCATCAGCCGCTGTCATCCCAGAGAAAAAGCGGTCGATAACGGTAAAAGAGCGCCAAAAACGCGGGTCTGAAAAATGTGCGAAACGGCTCCCAGCCTGTACGACAGGATAGACCAAGATCCACCGTTTGTAATCGGACTAAATGAGGCAGCAGCACGGGTTACGCATTGTCACCAAAGTTACAAACCGCAACTTATTGCGTAAAGCTTCTCGTTAAAGGTCTTACGCTGTCACTTCTGTATACAAAACGCCATCGAATGTGAACAAAGAGATCGAAAAATACCTCTCGGAACTCGAAGCCAAAGGCTACTCGAAGGACCTCCGAAGATCGAGCGAGAGAGTGCTGAATAACTTGCAGCTTTACCTGCAGGAAGCCTGGCTGATAAAGCGCTGGAACGAGGCCGAGGAAACGCACCTGAACTCGTACCTTGTTCACCTCAAGAAATACACCGACCAGAAGGCATCATCCTTAAGACAAACCGTGTCGAGGATCAGACGCTTTTTCCAATGGCTTTACACATCGAATAAAGTGCTTGCGAACATCGCCGAGACCTTCGATCTTCCCAAAGCCGGACACACATTGCCGCACGTCCCGACCGAAGCCGAAATATCGAAGATCATCGAGCAATGCGACACCGACAAAGCGATCGGCGTTCGCGATCGCTCCATACTCGAAACCCTATACGCCTGCGGCATCCGTCACGGAGAGCTTTACCGCTTGAATATGCGCGACTTCGACGGCAGGACCTTGCGTATCCGCGAAGGCAAAGGAAAGAGAGAACGCATCGTTCCCCTGACCGAAAACGCAGCCCGATGGATCGAGAGATATATCGCCACATCCGCGTCGAACTGATGAGCGGAGCCTACTGGGGAAAAGGCCGAAGCCGGAAGAAAAGACCGGTCACGAATCCGACAGCTTTGTTCCTTTCCGTTACGGGCAGGCGCCTCTCGTATCCGCAGATATGGAGCATCGTAAAGAACGCTTCGGAAGCGGCCATGATCAACGCGACGGTCCACACCTTCCGGCACGCCTACGCGACGCATCTTCTCCGCCACGGAGCGAGCCTCCGCCACATCCAAAAACTGCTCGGACACTCCAGCCTCGACACGACCCAGATCTACACCCAGGTCGAGATCTCGGACATAAAAAAGCGGTGGGCAAAGCAACTGAAAATCTCCGGCAAACCTCAAACAAATAGGTTAAAAAGCCCTGTCGAGTTATAATAAAAACTTGGCACGAAAGCCGCTTTTTCTTTAGCCGCCTTTAGCTCTTTGAAAACACATCAAGCCGCAATGCATCGCACGGAAATCTCGAATTGCGCGTTCATAACCGGCTACGAAAAGGACAATGAAACCGGCCTAGACTTTGCTCAAGCCAAGAATGTACGAAAATCGGTACGGTCGCTTCACAGCCGTTGATCCACTGCTCACTTCCAGCAAATCGGGGTCAATAATCCACAGACTTTTTAATCGCTACGCTTATGTCTTGAACAGCCCGTTGATATTTACCGATCCCGATGGTTTAAGAGACAGGCTTTGCAAGCGGGAAAGTGTATATCAACAGTGCCGGAAATCAAGTAAGGATTTTCCCGGCAAGCCCCGACCG
This genomic interval from Acidobacteriota bacterium contains the following:
- a CDS encoding helix-turn-helix transcriptional regulator — translated: MRRSRGLPSQQLADKLGIKRSLIDYYETRSPNLALDFIERSAAALEVSVAELLGASPMPDAQSPAAVAAPKKVRAGQAPPRDKQIAPSSIP
- a CDS encoding toprim domain-containing protein, translating into MNEKGNETMYGSVVFPLVDAGTNQAVGLYARHTEKQQHLYLSGKRRGLFNPAGAKETDEIVLTESVIDALALWSIGIRNVTCAYGVNALTDEILAHLQESRIRRVVLMLDADDAGREAALKFAEKLSAIGIESRTVDLPAKDASEFVVNGGTLEAVQRLIEPQRRGDGETAETRAAGSVPLPDGTLQIVLDNREYRVRG
- a CDS encoding DNA primase produces the protein MGERSTVLTAYLGSISRKLTEPLALLIVARSGAGKSALQDALCAFVPPEELVRVTRLTGQALFYKDPYSLQRKMLVIAEDEGAMQAVYSLRTLASDQRLSIAATRTDPATGKLSTEHYEVFGPVVIVITTTSAEAFDEETRSRFVQLSMNESIEQTRIILSQQRHQHSLSGVLEKAESEEIKRLHHHAQRMLKPLAVVNPFVEHLTYPSERLIHRREQRKYLSLINSIALLHQYQREIKTAKRGEIEIEYVEVELSDIALANELAEEILGKAMDELAPPVRGMFEAIREACKRRAEELKIKACDVQLTRREIRETTAWSDWQVRMYCQKLVEMEYLWAIQAVNGKPSVYQLASDAESEVQSLRGLTGVDELKTRLKDAAKEKAASR
- a CDS encoding tyrosine-type recombinase/integrase, whose protein sequence is MWTENQKQKLELLRGRFIEYLMAVNYSPATLVNYSRDAGIFLDWLTENTALNSIADVTAASFAVSDLTLPPRNRRRKNRTKKAETFCRSTGQQTGGDEAVLSLAVAGRRDRSQPVRFDPDAEAAEDAPRNILTPAEAKRLIESIPIEKARDIRDRSILEVMYATGIRRAELVSLTIYDVEMQTGTLRIEHGKGNETRLVPLTQSSQTALKLYLEQARTAFASQPGQIRLFVSSRSGGPLDVDDIRRIVRKWTKNANIKRTSRRTR
- a CDS encoding tyrosine-type recombinase/integrase; translated protein: MRGIHVPPICSRAGADIRQIQKLLGHRRLSSTEIYTHVELGDLAEVISRCHPREKAVDNGKRAPKTRV
- a CDS encoding tyrosine-type recombinase/integrase; translated protein: MNKEIEKYLSELEAKGYSKDLRRSSERVLNNLQLYLQEAWLIKRWNEAEETHLNSYLVHLKKYTDQKASSLRQTVSRIRRFFQWLYTSNKVLANIAETFDLPKAGHTLPHVPTEAEISKIIEQCDTDKAIGVRDRSILETLYACGIRHGELYRLNMRDFDGRTLRIREGKGKRERIVPLTENAARWIERYIATSASN
- a CDS encoding tyrosine-type recombinase/integrase, coding for MDREIYRHIRVELMSGAYWGKGRSRKKRPVTNPTALFLSVTGRRLSYPQIWSIVKNASEAAMINATVHTFRHAYATHLLRHGASLRHIQKLLGHSSLDTTQIYTQVEISDIKKRWAKQLKISGKPQTNRLKSPVEL